CAGCATTAGCAATCACCATTGAATCAGAAGAGCGTGAAGACAAGACGCGCCGTACCACACGTTATGATATTGATTTATTTAAATGTATTTTCTGTGGTTTCTGTGAAGAAGCTTGTCCTGTTGATTCAATTGTTGAAACACGGATTTTTGAGTACCACTTTGAAAATCGTGGTGAACATATTATGACAAAGGAAAAACTATTAGCTATTGGCGATGAAAATGAGCAACAGATCGCTGCTGACCGTGCACAAGATGCTGCGTTTAGATAACAATATGAACACATCATTTAATTTAACATTACAGGGAAGCGATTTAGTATGGCGATAGAGCCTGTAATATTTTATTTTTTTGCGGTAATACTGGTGGCAGCATCAGCCGCTGTTATCACGGTGCCCAATTCAGTACATGCAGTGTTGTTTCTGGTGTTGGCATTTTTCACTAGTGCGGGTTTGTGGCTATTACTTGAGGCAGAGTTTTTGGCTATTGTTCTGGTGCTGGTTTATGTCGGCGCGGTCATGGTGTTGTTTTTGTTTGTGGTAATGATGCTTGATGTTAATTTTGAGCCAACACGCGAAGGCTTTATTAAAAACCTGCCGATCGGAATTATTGTTGCGTTGATCATGGTAGTTGAAATTTTTCTGGTAGTTGGCCCTAATTTTGGTTTAGAGAATTATGCTGCGCCTGTGCCGCACGGCGCTGATTACAGTAACACCAAAGAACTGGGTTTAGTTCTTTATACGGTTTATCTCTATGCCTTTGAGTTGGCTGCCGCCATTTTATTATTAGCCATTGTGGCAGCGATTATGTTGACATTGCGCCGCCGACCCAGTAGTAAATATCAAGATCCTGGTGAGCAGGTATTGGCACGTAAAGCAGATCGCTTACGTATCGTAAAGATGGCGTCTTCGCCTAAACCTTCCTCTGAACCTAACGGCGGAACAGAGCCATGATTTCTTTATCTCATTTCCTTGTTCTTGGCGGGATTCTGTTTTGTCTCAGTATCGCTGGTATCTTCTTGAACCGTAAAAATGTCATTATCTTGTTAATGTCTATTGAGCTGATGTTGCTGGCTGTTAATATGAACTTTATCGCCTTCTCACATTTTCACGGTGATATTGCTGGGCAAATTTTTGTCTTCTTTATTCTTACTGTCGCCGCTGCAGAAGCAGCCATTGGTTTGGCTATCTTAATCACCGTGTTCCGCAATCGTCGGACGATTAATGTTGGTGAGTTAAATGAATTGCAGCAGTAGCAGAGGGCGACAGTAGATCATGGATAAGGTATACCTGAT
The sequence above is drawn from the Gammaproteobacteria bacterium genome and encodes:
- the nuoK gene encoding NADH-quinone oxidoreductase subunit NuoK; this translates as MISLSHFLVLGGILFCLSIAGIFLNRKNVIILLMSIELMLLAVNMNFIAFSHFHGDIAGQIFVFFILTVAAAEAAIGLAILITVFRNRRTINVGELNELQQ
- the nuoI gene encoding NADH-quinone oxidoreductase subunit NuoI, with the protein product MSKLGHYFNSFMLVELFRGLMLTGRYFFKKKITVQYPEEKTPQSPRFRGLHALRRYPNGEERCIACKLCEAVCPALAITIESEEREDKTRRTTRYDIDLFKCIFCGFCEEACPVDSIVETRIFEYHFENRGEHIMTKEKLLAIGDENEQQIAADRAQDAAFR
- a CDS encoding NADH-quinone oxidoreductase subunit J, with amino-acid sequence MAIEPVIFYFFAVILVAASAAVITVPNSVHAVLFLVLAFFTSAGLWLLLEAEFLAIVLVLVYVGAVMVLFLFVVMMLDVNFEPTREGFIKNLPIGIIVALIMVVEIFLVVGPNFGLENYAAPVPHGADYSNTKELGLVLYTVYLYAFELAAAILLLAIVAAIMLTLRRRPSSKYQDPGEQVLARKADRLRIVKMASSPKPSSEPNGGTEP